The segment acatatatatttgaaggactaccatatatatatatatacaatgtatcTTTCGAAAAAAATAGAATGCAATGTTATTTTTTtacgttttaaaaataaaatattaattgaatTGTATTTTAGTTGGTATTATAATAATTGTATTCAAGAGGATATAAACTCaaatatgtattttttaaattttaaattgttatCTATTAATTAAGTGTTTGTTTTCTTGAAaataattttagtaaatttttgtaaaaatatttattttcttttactaaaaattttagaaaaatttatgAGTAGTAATAGATATtgtataaaatacataaaatatgtttgaaattttcGAGTAATGAACCTGCAAGAGTTTATATGGGGCGTTACTAATGGCATCCAGTAATGTATTTTGTTCTGGAGTGACAAAACGCTTCTCATCACTCCAACTCTTGATTCCTTTTATGCCAATATTTCCCTATAAATATCGACACTCACCATCTCAATTCACCACAAGAAAAACAGTAGAGAAATTCCCTTCTTAAGTTAGCCATGGATAACGCAGCTACTGCATTGTTCACCTCTTCCTTGAGTCCTTTCACCGCTGTGTCCTCAATTTCTGTCGCCACTTTCCTGAGCATCTGCTCCACCTTTGCTGTCATGGCATTCGCTTTCTATTTCCTCTTCAAGTTCCTGTCTGGAGGTAACGGGAAAGCAAAGCAAGCCCCTCTCCCACCCCTCCTACTGAAACCTTGGCCTATTGTGGGAAATCTCCCTGAGATGCTTATAAACAAGCCCACATTTAGGTGGATACATGAACTGATGAAGGGTATTACTACGGGCATTGCATGCATCCGCTTTGGAAATGTGCATGTAATTGTCATCACTTGTCCTGAAATAAGTTGTCAATTCCTGAAAAACCAGGACGCTGTTTTTGCGTCGCGGCCAGTTAGCATGTCCACTGATGTCACCACTAAAGGTTACTTAACAACAGCTCTGGTGCCCTTTGGAGACCAATGGAAAAAGATGAAGAAAGTGCTGATGGGCGAATTGCTTTCCACAACCCGCCACCGGTGGCTGCATGATAAAAGGGTTGAAGAAGCTGATAACCTTGTGCGTTACGTGTATAACCTGTGCACGTCTGCAGGCGGCCTGGTAAACGTGAGGGTGGCATCACAACAGTATTGCGGCAATGTGCCAAGAAAAATGCTGTTCAACAGGAGGTACTTTGGGGAGGGTAAGGAGGATGGAGGACCTGGGTTTGAAGAAGAAGAGCATATCAGTGCTGTTTTCACCATCCTTGCGTATCTTTACTCGTTTTGCGTATCTGATTATCTTCCACGCTTGAGAGGCCTTGATCTGGATGGCCATGAGAAAGTTATGGCTGGCGCTCTTTCAGTTATGCAAAAATATCACGATCCAATAATCGATGAGAGGATTCAACAGTGGCGAAATGGTGAGAAGGAGGACGTCGACGACTTGCTTGATGTCATGATTAGTATGAAAGATGCACATGATGACCCCATTCTTACCCCGGATGAGATCAAGGCTCAAATTACTGTAAGCTAGCTTATCCCTCCTTCACATCCacctaatttttttcattttttaaactttttattatttttttaagctTAGTGAGTCAAATAAAACTTTATTTCATAATAAGTTCAAACTGGGATGCACCACTCTGAGCAAGTATGCAAATTGAAATAAGAGCCCTACTGATATTACAAAACCTTAGTTATTATCAccacaaacaaaaataaaaacaccTTAAAACCTGGCATGGACCAGAATTTCAGGTAGTATAAGCCACACCAAGCAAGAACGCAAGCTAGAAACAGGAACCCAGTTGATGTCACAAAAGCACAAAGACAGAAAGAAAAAAGAACCCTTGCAACTAAGCATAGATAAGTTGGACGTTTCACTCCCATCTTTTCTAGGGTGTTGACAAAAATGAAACTTTTCTTGGTCGGTGGGGTTAGCAGTTTCGATACCTTTTCGTTTTTCGATGTATGTTTTGCTTTCTGTTGTTTCGTTTTGTACTGACCTGGAAATAAAGGATGCATGCAAGTGGAGTAAGTAGTAGAGAAGAGATGATATATTTTTCACCCAAAATGAATTTAAGGTTGATTTGGATTACTTTTGAAGGAAATTATGATCGCAACGGTAGACAATCCGTCGAATGCGGTAGAATGGGCACTAGCTGAGATGCTGAACCGGCCGGAGATAATGGAGAAAGCTGCGGAGGAAATAGATA is part of the Gossypium arboreum isolate Shixiya-1 chromosome 5, ASM2569848v2, whole genome shotgun sequence genome and harbors:
- the LOC108481967 gene encoding phenylalanine N-monooxygenase CYP79D16-like, with product MDNAATALFTSSLSPFTAVSSISVATFLSICSTFAVMAFAFYFLFKFLSGGNGKAKQAPLPPLLLKPWPIVGNLPEMLINKPTFRWIHELMKGITTGIACIRFGNVHVIVITCPEISCQFLKNQDAVFASRPVSMSTDVTTKGYLTTALVPFGDQWKKMKKVLMGELLSTTRHRWLHDKRVEEADNLVRYVYNLCTSAGGLVNVRVASQQYCGNVPRKMLFNRRYFGEGKEDGGPGFEEEEHISAVFTILAYLYSFCVSDYLPRLRGLDLDGHEKVMAGALSVMQKYHDPIIDERIQQWRNGEKEDVDDLLDVMISMKDAHDDPILTPDEIKAQITEIMIATVDNPSNAVEWALAEMLNRPEIMEKAAEEIDSVVGRERLVQETDFTNLNYVKACAREAFRLHPIAPFNVPHVSVADTTVANYFIPKGSHVLLSRTGLGRNPKFWDDPLKFKPERHLKGGGVSLALTESELRFISFSTGMRGCKGVLLGTSMTVMLFARLLQCFTWTIPPTSQKPIDLSEAKDNLFLANPLVAVAKPRLPSHVYASLSLN